A segment of the Populus alba chromosome 9, ASM523922v2, whole genome shotgun sequence genome:
CGGCCTTCCTTGTTTTGGCTGATGTATCCAGTGGCTCAAGTGAAACCTTGATAACCTGGATTTATCTAGGAGCTCAATGGGTGGGAATCTTGAAATCCTTTCTGCAGTGACTCGGGTGAACGGGGTTGTGTGTTCTTAAGACTTTGTTCTTGATTTGAGTTCGGAAGCTTCACTGGGCAACACCTTTTTGGTATTCAGCACCTTGCTGAATTTGTAAATCACATGGTGTACGGCTTCCAGATATATCTCGAGACAAAGACAATGCCTGTAAAGTTTCGGGTTCAAGCATCTGGTTAATCAGGACGGGGTGAAGTATAGCCTATCCATAAGAAGAGATTGAGAACCAGGGCAGAGCACGAACAGGGATCATAAGGATGTTGACATCGATTATGATACAAAAtctgtgaaaataaaatacattccATAAGAAGAGATTTGGATTGTAGACTCGTTCCGGCGTTTCTCTTATTCGAGGAAAAGTTCAGGCGATCACAAAGTAAAGAATGCAACATCTTATCCTCCAACTTCTGCTGAAAGTAGAAACCATGCTTTGGGCTCAATAGGGTTTTGATACCGCCACTAAGGAGAGATTAGCCAAAATAAACAAACCAAATCTCAACTTTCTTAGTCCAAATACGATACTCATCcaacaaacacaccacaaaaacaaaaacaaacaaaagaaaagcaaagaaagggAGGACAAAAAGACATCCACGTAATAATCGAAAGTGGTCGTTTCTGACATGAACAGGACATGTAAGCCTAATTGATGATGGCATATTTACAAACACATGTTGCGGTCCATCCTTGCCAACCTTTCTCTACCATTTTGTGTGCCTCTTCTCATGCAACTACCCCCCATGACAAACAAATTCTGAACATATCAAGGACACTACGACTATTCCTACCTATTCAAAAGGCCCtaagaaataaaacaagaaaaaatataaagtgagAACAACTTCATAGACCAAACAATAATGGCCGGTTTTTTCTCCACTGACTGAGCTTTTGGAGTTGTCTACCCTCAAGTGGCTGCCTGCAATGATCCATCCCTCCTTAAAGTTATGCTCAGATTGTTAAATCTTTCCCGTGAATATTGCCTTGAGGCCTTTCTCCAGTCTGTACCAGCCTTCATCATCGTGGCAAACTCTTCATAACTTATGCGCCCATCCTGCAGGGTCGAATTAAAATGAGGTTATCCTTCCAATTTAGCAACAATCATAGGATGATAAGAGATGCCACAAAACTCAGAAACATTCTGAGTGTTACACACAATAGTGATATCAAGAGACAAACATCAGCAACCAATTCTGTCATTCTCATTCTATCATCCACAGCAGAGAGGGAAAAGCATTCACATCATATGGAGTCAAACTGAAGGGAGAGATGTGTGTGATATGCATATGTTTACACCAAGCAAGGCATTTCCAGGCAACAGAATGAAACGAGGAAACTAACAAGAAGCATACTGCAAACTGACAGCTTCAGGACTGAGAAAGCCCTGAAGgcttgtttttgtaattaatttacatctaaatacaataaatacataaataacaCTAACCTTGTCTGTGTCGACATCATGCATAATGGCATTGATAACATCCTCAATATTGGTGTCAACATCATCATTCAAGGATTCTCGCAACTCTTCAATCTCAATGTAACCGCTCTGATTTCGATCAAAAAATGCAAAAGCTTTATGCAGGTGTTCGTCATTGcccatttttttaatgtgaactgAAATTGCAACAAACTCTCCATAATTTAGAGCTCCATCACCATCAACATCAGCCTGTAAAAACCATAGAAAATTCAAGGGGCAAATTTTGCATGAATTTCATTACGATATTTACTGGTATAACAGAATCTATCCTTTTCCTTCCCAGAAAGGAAATATTTTCTGCCACTAAGGCAAATATGCTTACAGCTTCCATAAGGATTCGAAGATCTGCATCAGCAATATTTTGGCCAAGCTTTTGTAACCCAACCCTAAGCTCCTCAAGGTTAATGCTGCCTCTTTTGCCAGTGTCCATCATATCAAAGGCCTCCTTTATGCCAGCTACTTCCTCCACCGACAAGTGTTCAGCTATCACCTGCAGATGGACAGCTCAAAATGTCACTCCTTTTTATTTTGCGAAGAGGAATAGAGGATGCAGGATTGTTGGGGATGGAGGAATTGTATAGATGTGCACCGCACAGCCGTAATTTAGTGAATAATACTAGTTCACATgaaaaaagttttcatcataATCAAAGCTaaatagcaaaaaaatcaagaatcattACCCTCAGGGCTGTTTTCTTGAGCTTATTCATCACAGAAAACTGCTTGAGTCTTGCTCTCACAGTCTCACCGAGGGGGACATTTGGAGCCTTCTTTGCATTTTGTATCCAAGGATGCTCTGCAAACAAAAGGCCAGTATAAATTTGCATGTTAACATATAGGCATGCAACTAGATAGCAGACATTGGATTAATAGAAGAAAGAACTACCAAGCACTTGCTGAGCAGTAAGCCTTAGCTTAGGATCAGGATTAAGCATTTTCTTCACAAGATCCTTTGCATTATCAGAAACTCTAGGCCAAGGATCCCTCTTGAAATCAATGAAAGAGCGAATAATTGCCTGCGCTACCCCTTGTTCAGTTTCTGCatgaccaagaaaaaaaattctctgggaagattttaaaaacaagGAGCCAAAACCGCATGCAGATAACTTTCATGCCCTTTAGGATCATAACAGAAAAAGGGTGAGAATCCACAATGGTTCCATGAGCTAATTAgctttctttaataattttttatccgtcTTAAATTGAAGACCATAAAACCATCCAGAAACACTCATTGAACAAACAAGCAAGATAATTAGACAATCAAATCAGGAAAACAACCTGCCCAGAAAGGAGGGACACCACAAAGTAATATATAAAGAATGACTCCAGCACTCCAGACATCAACTTCAGGGCCATAGTTGCGCTTTAGAATCTCTGGAGCCATGTAATAAGGACTTCCAACTATCTCATTAAATCTCTCACCtgtagagaagaaaaggaatctTCAGACAGAATAGCAGATGTAATAATGACATAGATCATGGCTGATgcttaatttcaagaaatattaacaaaatGCCATTTAATATGCTGAGGGAGGCAATTGGCTCAGATACAATGCAATACCAGGTTTGAAGAAGACTGACAACCCAAAATCAATTGCCTTCAACACAGCGGTTTCCTTCTTATTTGCAAATAGGAAGTTCTCTGGTTTGAGATCTCGATGCATGACTCCATGCTTATGGCACATCTACAGAGCAAATGCA
Coding sequences within it:
- the LOC118035140 gene encoding calcium-dependent protein kinase 8, which produces MGNCCFTPSGASSSEKKVKGKKKQNPFFGDSYAVTNGSGNVDKLWVLKEPTGRDILAHYDLGRELGRGEFGITYLCTDVNSGDKFACKSISKKKLRTAVDIDDVRREVEIMKHLPAHPNIVTLKASYEDDTSVHIVMELCEGGELFDRIVARGHYTERAAAAVMRTIVEVVQMCHKHGVMHRDLKPENFLFANKKETAVLKAIDFGLSVFFKPGERFNEIVGSPYYMAPEILKRNYGPEVDVWSAGVILYILLCGVPPFWAETEQGVAQAIIRSFIDFKRDPWPRVSDNAKDLVKKMLNPDPKLRLTAQQVLEHPWIQNAKKAPNVPLGETVRARLKQFSVMNKLKKTALRVIAEHLSVEEVAGIKEAFDMMDTGKRGSINLEELRVGLQKLGQNIADADLRILMEAADVDGDGALNYGEFVAISVHIKKMGNDEHLHKAFAFFDRNQSGYIEIEELRESLNDDVDTNIEDVINAIMHDVDTDKDGRISYEEFATMMKAGTDWRKASRQYSRERFNNLSITLRRDGSLQAAT